A DNA window from Pyrus communis chromosome 3, drPyrComm1.1, whole genome shotgun sequence contains the following coding sequences:
- the LOC137728884 gene encoding pentatricopeptide repeat-containing protein At1g79080, chloroplastic-like: MAVLVNSVSPIAYPSPEATRKTCGFFSHIRNLQPLSLSKGFSRVLATTQITISPKDTVFTLPNWRHAKNDRRSRELRLIDAFLHLESMVGKGQKPDVAQATQLLYDLCKANKMRKAVRVIEMMVVSGIIPDAASYTFLVNYLCKRGNIGYAMQLVEKMEEYGYPTNTVTYNSLVRGLCVRGNLNQSLQLLDRLIQKGLVPNVYTYSFLLEAAYKERGVNEAMKLLQEIIAKGGKPNLVSYNVLLTGLCKEGRTDEALRFFRSLPSMGFDPNVVSYNIVLRSLCYEGRWEEANVLLSEMEGEDRAPSIVTYNILIGSLALHGRTEHALGVLDEMLRGRFKPTAASYNPIIARLCKEGNVDGAVKCLDQMIHRRCNPNEGTFNAIAVLCERGLVPEAFSIIQSLCNKQKFSSFEFYKNVISSLCRKGNTFPAFQILYEMTKHGFTPDSYTYSSLIRGLCLEGMLDEAMEIFKVMEENNVRPDTDNFNALILGFCKSRRTNLSFQVFEMMIEKGSMPNEMTYTILVEGIAHEGELELAARVLKELHLRHVMSSNTVERLIMQYDFEDLPG; this comes from the coding sequence ATGGCGGTTCTTGTAAATTCAGTGTCTCCAATTGCATACCCATCGCCAGAAGCCACCAGAAAGACTTGTGGGTTCTTCTCCCACATCAGGAATCTCCAACCCCTTTCACTCAGCAAGGGCTTTTCCAGAGTTTTGGCGACTACCCAGATCACGATTTCTCCGAAAGACACGGTTTTCACCTTGCCCAACTGGAGGCATGCCAAGAATGACAGAAGAAGTAGGGAGCTCAGACTCATTGATGCCTTTCTGCACTTGGAGTCTATGGTGGGGAAGGGCCAGAAGCCTGATGTGGCTCAGGCAACTCAGCTCTTGTATGACCTCTGCAAGGCGAATAAGATGCGAAAGGCGGTCAGAGTCATCGAAATGATGGTTGTTTCCGGCATTATACCTGATGCAGCTTCTTATACTTTCTTGGTGAATTACTTGTGTAAAAGAGGGAACATTGGGTATGCAATGCAGCTGGTAGAGAAGATGGAGGAGTATGGATATCCGACGAATACTGTGACCTACAATTCGCTCGTTAGAGGGCTTTGCGTGCGCGGAAACTTGAATCAGAGCTTGCAGCTTTTGGATAGACTGATACAGAAGGGGTTGGTTCCGAATGTTTATACGTACTCTTTCTTGCTGGAAGCTGCTTATAAGGAAAGAGGTGTCAATGAAGCCATGAAGCTCCTGCAGGAGATAATTGCTAAAGGTGGAAAGCCTAATTTGGTAAGTTACAATGTCTTGTTAACTGGCTTGTGTAAGGAAGGTAGGACTGATGAGGCGTTGCGGTTCTTTAGGAGTTTGCCTTCAATGGGGTTCGATCCAAATGTTGTGAGCTATAACATCGTGTTGAGGAGCTTGTGTTACGAGGGAAGGTGGGAAGAGGCGAATGTGCTTCTGTCTGAGATGGAAGGCGAGGACCGGGCCCCTTCCATAGTTACGTATAACATCTTAATCGGTTCACTTGCACTTCATGGTAGAACTGAGCATGCTCTtggagttttggacgaaatgctGAGAGGTCGTTTCAAACCTACAGCTGCCAGCTACAATCCGATCATTGCTCGTCTCTGCAAAGAGGGGAATGTAGATGGTGCGGTGAAGTGTCTAGACCAAATGATTCATCGGCGGTGCAATCCTAATGAGGGAACATTCAATGCCATTGCTGTGCTCTGTGAGAGAGGTTTGGTGCCAGAGGCATTCTCTATCATTCAAAGCCTCTgtaataaacaaaagttctcCAGTTTCGAGTTCTACAAAAACGTAATCTCCAGTTTGTGTCGCAAAGGAAACACGTTTCCAGCGTTTCAGATATTGTACGAAATGACCAAGCATGGTTTCACGCCGGATTCTTATACGTATTCATCTCTGATCAGAGGGTTGTGTTTGGAGGGTATGCTTGATGAGGCGATGGAGATTTTCAAGGTAATGGAAGAAAACAACGTTAGGCCTGATACTGACAATTTCAATGCTCTTATACTCGGTTTTTGCAAATCGCGAAGAACAAACTTGTCCTTCCAGGTTTTTGAGATGATGATCGAGAAAGGGAGTATGCCTAATGAGATGACCTACACAATTCTGGTGGAAGGAATTGCGCACGAAGGAGAACTAGAACTGGCAGCCAGAGTCTTAAAAGAGTTGCATCTGCGACATGTTATGAGTTCGAATACAGTGGAAAGATTGATCATGCAGTATGATTTTGAGGATTTACCGGGATAG